The proteins below come from a single Mycobacterium parmense genomic window:
- a CDS encoding Nif3-like dinuclear metal center hexameric protein: protein MSVRLADVIEVLEEAYPPGLAQSWDSVGLVCGDPDDALDSVTVAVDATPAVVDEVPDGGLLLAHHPLLLRGVDTVAASTPKGALVHRLIRTGRSLFTAHTNADSAAPGVSDALAGVLGLTVEGALEPASAPADFDKWVIYVPRENSEAVQAAVFEAGAGNIGDYSHCSWTVSGTGQFLPHEGAAPAIGSVGTVERVAEDRFEVIAPARARAAVLAAMRAAHPYEEPAFDILELVPPPSGAGLGRVGTLTKPEPLRAFVSRVHAALPPTSWGVRASGDPDMPVTRVAVCGGAGDSLLAAVARAGVQAYVTADLRHHPADEHRRASPVALIDVAHWASEFPWCAQAADLLRSRFGASLPVRVCDVRTDPWNMSDRGGDAGRDES from the coding sequence ATGAGCGTGCGGCTGGCCGACGTCATCGAGGTGCTCGAGGAGGCCTACCCGCCGGGCCTGGCCCAGTCGTGGGATTCGGTGGGCCTGGTGTGCGGCGATCCCGACGACGCGCTGGACTCGGTGACCGTCGCGGTCGACGCGACGCCCGCGGTGGTCGACGAGGTTCCCGACGGCGGGCTGCTGCTGGCGCACCACCCGTTGTTGCTGCGTGGCGTCGACACGGTGGCGGCCAGCACGCCCAAGGGCGCGCTCGTGCACCGCCTGATCCGGACGGGGCGTTCGCTGTTCACCGCGCACACCAACGCCGACTCCGCGGCGCCGGGCGTCTCCGACGCGCTGGCCGGGGTCCTCGGCCTCACCGTCGAGGGCGCTCTCGAGCCGGCGAGCGCCCCGGCGGACTTCGACAAGTGGGTGATCTACGTGCCCCGGGAGAACTCAGAAGCCGTGCAGGCGGCCGTCTTCGAAGCGGGCGCCGGCAACATCGGGGACTATTCGCACTGCAGCTGGACCGTCAGCGGCACGGGGCAGTTCCTGCCGCACGAGGGCGCGGCGCCGGCGATTGGCAGCGTCGGGACCGTCGAGCGGGTGGCCGAGGACCGGTTCGAGGTCATCGCGCCGGCGCGGGCGCGGGCGGCGGTGCTGGCGGCCATGCGCGCCGCGCACCCCTACGAGGAACCCGCGTTCGACATCCTCGAACTGGTGCCGCCGCCGAGCGGTGCGGGACTGGGCCGCGTCGGAACCCTGACCAAGCCGGAACCGTTGCGCGCCTTCGTATCCCGTGTGCACGCCGCGTTGCCGCCGACGTCGTGGGGAGTGCGTGCGTCGGGCGACCCGGATATGCCGGTGACCAGGGTGGCCGTGTGCGGCGGCGCGGGGGACTCGCTGCTGGCCGCCGTCGCGCGCGCCGGGGTGCAGGCGTACGTCACCGCCGACCTGCGGCACCATCCGGCCGACGAGCACCGCCGCGCCTCGCCGGTGGCGCTGATCGACGTCGCGCATTGGGCGAGCGAATTCCCGTGGTGCGCACAGGCCGCCGACCTGCTGCGGTCGCGTTTCGGCGCGTCGCTACCGGTGCGGGTGTGCGACGTCCGCACCGACCCGTGGAACATGTCGGACCGTGGCGGCGACGCCGGGAGGGACGAATCTTGA
- a CDS encoding zinc ribbon domain-containing protein translates to MKADVAQQVSLLELSKLDAELSRVAHRATHLPQQEECERLQAEQAAAVDRLAAVRIALEDIDAQVSKLEAEIESVRRREDRDRSLLQSGATDAKQLADLQHELETLLRRQSSLEDSLLDVMERREELQNQLDSHSGAVESLQAELAAARQALAAAVAEIDQTRQIHASRRETLSATLDPALSALYERQRAGGGAGAAQLLGRRCGACRLEIDRGELARISAAADDDVVRCPECGAILLRVKGVEQ, encoded by the coding sequence TTGAAAGCCGATGTGGCGCAGCAGGTATCGCTGCTGGAGTTGTCGAAGCTGGACGCCGAGCTGTCCCGCGTCGCCCACCGGGCGACGCACCTGCCGCAGCAGGAGGAGTGCGAGCGGCTGCAGGCGGAGCAGGCCGCCGCCGTCGACCGGTTGGCGGCGGTCCGGATCGCGCTGGAGGACATCGACGCCCAGGTGTCCAAGTTGGAGGCCGAGATCGAGTCGGTGCGCCGGCGCGAGGATCGCGACCGGTCCCTGCTGCAGTCCGGAGCGACGGACGCCAAGCAACTGGCGGATCTGCAGCATGAGCTGGAGACGCTGCTGCGCCGCCAGAGCAGCCTGGAGGACTCCCTGCTGGACGTCATGGAGCGCCGGGAGGAGCTGCAGAATCAGCTCGATTCGCACAGCGGGGCGGTCGAGTCGCTGCAGGCCGAGCTGGCCGCCGCCCGGCAGGCCCTCGCCGCCGCCGTCGCCGAGATCGACCAGACCCGCCAAATTCATGCGTCGCGACGCGAGACACTGAGCGCGACACTGGATCCCGCGCTATCGGCACTGTACGAAAGGCAGCGGGCCGGGGGCGGGGCGGGGGCCGCGCAGTTGCTCGGACGCCGGTGCGGCGCCTGCCGCCTCGAGATCGACCGCGGGGAACTCGCGCGGATCTCGGCTGCCGCCGACGACGACGTGGTGCGGTGCCCGGAGTGCGGTGCGATCCTGTTGCGGGTCAAGGGCGTCGAGCAGTGA
- a CDS encoding bifunctional RNase H/acid phosphatase gives MKVVIEADGGSRGNPGPAGYGAVVLSDDRSNVLAEAKQAIGRATNNVAEYRGLIAGLDDALQLGATEAAVFLDSKLLVEQMSGRWKVKHPDLIELHSQARKLAARFDRITYTWIPRARNSHADRLANEAMDAAAGDPAGEATSLGQSDKAAAQPLTAPAWTGARGTPTRLLLLRHGQTEMSAQRRYSGRGNPALSDIGRRQADAAARYLAQRGGIAAVISSPLRRAYDTAGAAAGALGLDVTVDDDLIETDFGSWDGLTFAEAAERDPELHTRWLRDTGAEPPGGESFDAVLERVLRARERIIGTHQGTTVLVVSHVTPIKMLLRLALDAGPSIQYRLHLDLASLSIAEFYPDGASSVRLVNQTSYL, from the coding sequence GTGAAGGTGGTGATCGAGGCCGACGGCGGATCCCGCGGCAATCCCGGGCCGGCCGGATACGGCGCCGTGGTGCTCAGCGATGACCGGTCGAACGTGCTCGCGGAGGCCAAGCAGGCGATCGGCCGGGCGACCAACAACGTCGCCGAATACCGCGGCCTGATCGCCGGATTGGACGACGCCCTGCAACTGGGCGCCACCGAGGCGGCGGTCTTCCTGGACTCCAAGCTGCTGGTGGAGCAGATGTCGGGCCGGTGGAAGGTCAAGCACCCGGACCTGATCGAACTGCACTCGCAGGCCCGCAAGCTGGCAGCGAGATTCGACCGCATCACCTACACCTGGATCCCGCGCGCCCGCAATTCGCATGCCGACCGGTTGGCCAACGAGGCGATGGACGCGGCCGCCGGCGACCCCGCCGGCGAGGCCACTTCGCTCGGGCAATCCGACAAGGCCGCGGCGCAGCCCCTCACGGCGCCCGCCTGGACCGGCGCCCGCGGCACGCCGACCAGACTGTTGCTGCTGCGGCACGGGCAGACCGAAATGTCGGCGCAGCGTCGCTACTCCGGGCGCGGCAACCCGGCCCTCAGCGACATCGGCCGCCGCCAGGCCGACGCCGCGGCGCGGTATCTGGCGCAGCGCGGCGGGATCGCGGCGGTGATCTCCTCGCCGCTGCGACGCGCCTACGACACCGCCGGGGCGGCGGCCGGGGCGCTGGGCCTGGACGTCACCGTCGACGACGATCTGATCGAGACCGACTTCGGGTCCTGGGACGGGCTGACGTTCGCCGAGGCCGCCGAGCGTGACCCCGAACTGCACACCCGCTGGCTGCGCGACACCGGCGCCGAGCCGCCCGGCGGTGAGAGCTTCGACGCGGTGCTCGAGCGGGTGCTGCGGGCGCGGGAGCGCATCATCGGCACCCACCAGGGGACGACCGTGCTGGTGGTCTCGCACGTGACGCCGATCAAGATGCTGCTGCGGCTCGCGCTGGACGCCGGGCCCAGCATCCAGTACCGGCTGCACCTGGACCTCGCGTCGTTGAGCATCGCGGAGTTCTACCCCGACGGCGCGTCGTCGGTGCGCCTGGTCAACCAGACCAGCTATCTCTAG
- a CDS encoding ferredoxin, with translation MIRVSVDDERCTGHGRCYTLAPDVFDADEVGHSVVRVTGVSGDLEAQAVTAEQNCPERAITLSR, from the coding sequence ATGATCCGCGTCTCGGTCGACGACGAACGCTGCACCGGGCACGGGCGCTGCTACACGTTGGCACCCGACGTCTTCGACGCCGACGAGGTCGGCCACAGCGTCGTGCGGGTCACCGGCGTCTCCGGCGACCTCGAAGCCCAGGCCGTCACCGCCGAGCAGAACTGCCCGGAGCGCGCCATCACGCTGTCGCGCTGA
- a CDS encoding cytochrome P450 yields MTETDGFVDQAITGIAQPQPMYRALRESTPVFRSPQAVVLSRLADIEMALKRTELFSSNMDAVDLGNVRPLIPLQIDPPEHAKYRRILDPLFTPREMARREPRVTELVNEMIDRFAGRGECDFHEEFAVPLPCTVFLQLLGLPIEDLDRFLVWKDGVIRPQGDSGYDRRHESTAAVAQQIYDYFERAIDEHIASPRDDVLSAMIAAEVAGRPLSREELLDVCFLFLIAGLDTVTDSLDCFFVFLATHPDHRHQLVEEPDILPGAVEELLRWETPVPGVARIATQDVEVGGCPISKGERVSPLLGAANTDPAEFAEPESVDFARNPNRHRAFGAGPHRCLGSHLARMELKVALREFHRRIPDYEIKPGAQLTYTAALRSVESLPLVFAPS; encoded by the coding sequence ATGACAGAAACCGACGGGTTCGTCGACCAGGCGATCACGGGCATCGCGCAGCCGCAGCCGATGTACCGGGCGCTGCGCGAGTCGACCCCGGTGTTCCGGTCGCCGCAGGCGGTGGTCCTCAGCCGTCTCGCCGACATCGAGATGGCGCTCAAACGCACCGAGCTGTTCTCGTCGAACATGGACGCCGTCGACCTGGGCAACGTGCGGCCGCTGATCCCGCTGCAGATCGACCCGCCGGAGCACGCGAAGTACCGCCGCATTCTCGACCCGCTGTTCACCCCCCGGGAGATGGCCCGGCGCGAGCCGCGGGTCACCGAGCTCGTCAACGAGATGATCGACCGCTTCGCCGGCCGGGGCGAATGCGACTTCCACGAGGAGTTCGCGGTTCCGTTGCCGTGCACCGTCTTCCTGCAGTTGCTGGGCCTGCCGATCGAGGACCTCGACCGGTTCCTGGTGTGGAAGGACGGGGTGATCCGCCCGCAGGGCGACTCCGGCTACGACCGCCGCCACGAGTCCACCGCCGCGGTGGCGCAACAGATCTACGACTACTTCGAGCGTGCCATCGACGAGCACATCGCCAGCCCCCGCGACGACGTGCTCTCGGCGATGATCGCCGCGGAGGTGGCCGGCCGGCCGTTGTCGCGCGAGGAGTTGCTCGACGTCTGCTTTTTGTTCCTGATCGCCGGGCTGGACACCGTCACCGATTCGCTCGACTGCTTCTTCGTCTTCCTGGCAACCCATCCCGACCACCGCCACCAGCTCGTCGAAGAGCCCGACATCCTGCCCGGCGCCGTCGAGGAGCTGCTGCGCTGGGAGACCCCGGTCCCCGGCGTGGCACGCATCGCCACGCAGGACGTCGAGGTGGGTGGATGCCCGATCAGCAAGGGCGAACGAGTCAGCCCGCTGCTCGGTGCGGCCAACACCGATCCGGCGGAGTTCGCCGAACCCGAGTCGGTCGACTTCGCCCGCAACCCGAACCGGCACCGCGCGTTCGGCGCAGGCCCGCACCGCTGCCTGGGGTCACATCTGGCGCGTATGGAGCTGAAGGTCGCGTTGCGCGAATTCCACCGCCGCATACCGGATTACGAGATCAAGCCGGGCGCGCAGCTGACCTATACCGCCGCGCTGCGGTCGGTCGAATCGCTGCCACTGGTGTTCGCGCCGTCATGA
- a CDS encoding helix-turn-helix domain-containing protein has product MQAKTTDESFDHRVRGRLRRLRLQRGMTLQEVGDRAGIDVSTLSRLESGKRRLALDHLPRLAAALSVSTDDLLQADEDRDPRVRGRAHTHHGVTFWPLTRQGPADGLHAFKVRVSARRRRPPAELPVHEGQDWMYVLAGRMRLVLGDRDFTIDPGEAVEFSTWTPHWFGVVDGPVEAIMIFGPHGERLHLHA; this is encoded by the coding sequence ATGCAGGCAAAAACGACGGACGAATCGTTCGACCACCGGGTGCGCGGCCGCCTGCGCCGGCTGCGCCTGCAGCGGGGCATGACGCTGCAGGAGGTCGGCGACCGCGCCGGGATCGATGTCTCGACGCTCAGCAGGCTGGAGTCCGGGAAACGCCGGCTCGCGCTCGACCATCTGCCGCGGCTGGCCGCCGCCCTCTCGGTGAGCACCGACGATCTGCTGCAGGCCGACGAGGATCGCGATCCCCGAGTGCGCGGTCGTGCGCACACCCACCACGGCGTCACCTTCTGGCCGCTCACGCGCCAGGGGCCCGCGGATGGGTTGCACGCGTTCAAGGTGCGGGTCAGCGCCCGGCGGCGCAGGCCTCCGGCGGAGCTGCCCGTGCACGAGGGCCAGGACTGGATGTACGTCCTGGCGGGCCGGATGCGACTGGTACTCGGCGACCGCGACTTCACCATCGACCCCGGGGAGGCGGTCGAGTTCTCCACCTGGACGCCGCACTGGTTCGGCGTGGTGGACGGTCCCGTGGAGGCCATCATGATCTTCGGCCCGCACGGCGAACGGCTGCATCTGCACGCCTGA
- a CDS encoding class I SAM-dependent methyltransferase yields the protein MNTSCLPEDAGRFWEERYRSSAQVWSGRVNARLAEVAAELPAGRALDLGCGEGADALWLAERGWRVTAVDVSATALHRAKDAASRRNLLDRIDFERHDLNETFPQGPFDLVSAQYLHSPARLEREGVLRRAADQVSPGGVLLIVDHGEAPPWAERHDHSFPSVEDVLAGLRLEPAGWTTVRAERAARDAIGPGGEAGVLLDNVLVVRRNG from the coding sequence ATGAACACTTCTTGCCTACCCGAGGACGCCGGCCGTTTCTGGGAAGAGCGGTACCGCTCGTCCGCCCAGGTGTGGAGCGGGCGGGTCAACGCCCGCCTGGCCGAGGTGGCCGCGGAGCTGCCGGCCGGCCGGGCGCTCGACCTGGGCTGCGGCGAGGGCGCTGACGCGCTCTGGCTCGCCGAACGTGGCTGGCGGGTGACGGCGGTCGACGTCTCGGCCACCGCGCTGCACCGCGCGAAGGACGCAGCTTCCCGGCGAAACCTGCTGGACCGCATCGACTTCGAGCGTCACGACCTCAACGAGACCTTCCCGCAGGGCCCCTTCGACCTGGTGTCGGCCCAGTACCTGCACTCACCGGCCCGGCTGGAACGCGAGGGCGTACTGCGGCGGGCAGCCGACCAGGTGAGCCCGGGTGGCGTGCTGCTGATCGTCGACCACGGCGAGGCCCCGCCCTGGGCCGAGCGTCACGACCACAGCTTTCCCAGCGTCGAGGACGTGCTCGCCGGTCTGCGGCTGGAGCCCGCCGGCTGGACCACGGTGCGCGCCGAGCGGGCCGCGCGGGACGCGATCGGGCCCGGCGGCGAGGCCGGCGTGCTGCTCGACAACGTGCTCGTCGTCCGGCGAAACGGTTAA
- a CDS encoding 2OG-Fe(II) oxygenase: MSRWEKRVASGDWDGVAAELGEYGGALLPQLITPAEATRLRTLYARDSLFRSTIDMAPRRYGSGQYRYFRAPYPEPIEPLKQALYPRLLPIARDWWGKLGRDAPWPDRFDDWLAACHAAGQTRSTALMLRYGAGDWNALHQDLYGDLVFPLQVVINLSDPASYTGGEFLLVERRFRAQSRGTATQLPQGHGYVFTTRERPVRSARGWSASPVRHGVSAVRSGERYALGIIFHDAA, translated from the coding sequence ATGTCGCGGTGGGAGAAGCGCGTGGCCTCCGGCGATTGGGACGGCGTCGCCGCCGAACTCGGCGAGTACGGCGGGGCGTTGTTGCCGCAGCTGATCACGCCCGCCGAGGCCACGCGGCTGCGCACGCTCTACGCCCGGGACTCGCTGTTCCGCTCGACCATCGACATGGCGCCGCGCCGCTACGGTTCCGGGCAGTACCGCTACTTCCGCGCGCCCTACCCGGAGCCGATCGAACCGCTCAAGCAGGCGCTGTACCCGAGGCTGCTGCCGATAGCGCGCGACTGGTGGGGCAAGCTCGGCCGCGACGCGCCCTGGCCGGACCGGTTCGACGACTGGCTGGCGGCGTGTCACGCCGCCGGCCAGACCCGCTCGACCGCGCTGATGCTCAGGTACGGCGCCGGAGACTGGAACGCCCTGCACCAAGACCTCTACGGAGACTTGGTGTTTCCCCTGCAGGTGGTTATCAACCTGAGCGACCCGGCGAGCTACACCGGCGGCGAGTTCCTGCTCGTCGAACGACGATTCCGCGCCCAGTCGCGGGGTACCGCAACGCAATTGCCGCAGGGGCACGGTTACGTGTTCACCACGCGAGAGCGACCGGTGCGCTCGGCGCGGGGCTGGTCCGCCTCGCCCGTGCGCCATGGCGTGTCGGCCGTCCGGTCGGGCGAGCGCTACGCGCTGGGGATCATCTTCCACGACGCGGCGTGA